The sequence below is a genomic window from Globicephala melas chromosome 14, mGloMel1.2, whole genome shotgun sequence.
CTACACCTAGATTCAGAGACTCCTACAAGGGACCGTATCGTTTTACAAATGGGAACACTTAATTCTGGGTATCAGTTAAACAACCTAAATTTTACATGGGAAGCTGCTGACAGACTGAGGCCGAAGGTCACATTCTCCAGTGGACTGGGGCTGCATATACAAAATATCTGGGAAATCTGTGCAGTTCTTCTGCTATTCCTCCCAGGCTACAGAGACCTATtcccaaaggaaaagcaaagagcaAAAGCCTCCTCTCCAAGACTGCCCAGACCTCCCAATACACCTTGCAGTGGATTTTTGTATTTTCGTAAGGGAGGCTCAGGACACCCTTCTAAATTAAGCTCGGAAACTAGCAACATCTTCCTTttacctttcatttaaaaaatcaagcatCAGCCCTTAGCCCGCTAGTACTTCCTTCTCTGGGATACTCTAACTTTAAGTGGAACTTGGGGCTTCCAACTCTTGTTTTCTTTACTGTCCTTCACTGCGTCAATGAACAAAAgttaaatgtttccttttgtcCAGTTGGAAAACGCTGGCATTCAGGACGCTAATTTAGATTGGCCTAGAGCGATCAAATCTAGTTCACATGCATGAAGACGTTGTATTAAAAAGTGACCAGTCGTCAATGCATCTTGGTTATTTCTAAGGGCGTAAACGAGCTGTTACGtccaaaagtcttaaaaaaaaaaaaaaaagagtcaaaaaaataaagagtcaaGGTAAAATGTTTCCACCCTTTCATGCGTTCTAGGTCCTAAAACTACTTTCAACGAGCATGTGAGGGGCTTTTATTGAAAGTATTCTCAAGTCCAAACTGTCCACTATAAAAAAGCTAAGAAAGGCCCCCTTCCCCCCAGTCTTTAGCACCTGGTTagttcccctctcctcccagcccccgaATCGCCCCACGTTTCCTGGCACCCAGCCCTGAGGTCCCCACCTAGGTGATGGACGAGACCCCTTTCCCAGCTGGAGACCCTCGGGCCCGCGCCTCCAGCCCGCTCCCGAGCCGCAGTGGCGAGTAGGTGTGTCCCGCGCGGCCCGCGAGTCAGTCCGCTAGCCGGCCCGCTAGCCTGGCGGTCGGCCGAACCCCTGCGGACCGGAAGGTCTCCTTCTCGCCGCCAAGCCTCGGGACCCCGCTCACCTCTGCCGGGAGACACCCCCCTCTCACCTCTACAGCGCGGACCACCTCCCTCGCGGCGGCAGGGGGAACCACACTAGACAAGAACCAGACCAGAAAGGTCGTCATCCGCAAACGTGGCCCTCCGTGGCTTCCGGCCCGTTGTCCCGCCCCTCAGCCAATCACAGCGCGGGAAGAGTCCGCGGGCCAGGCCCCGCCTCCTTGCCTGTTACGCGCTGCTCGCGCCTGCGAAACTGCGGATCCGCGTTGCGAGAGGGCTTGGGGCTGTTTCCTTTGAATGACTGGGAAGGGTGAGGCCCCGcggtggcccgggggttggggccGAGGGTCGCGGGCCCTCAGAGCACTGCGACCGGCAGATACGCAGCCCCTGACTCCAAATTTGGGTCTCAGAGGGCGGCAGGGCCCGCGTTCCTGGGAAGCCGGGCTTCCAAGTGGTCCTGGATGGGGGGTACCAGCCCCGATATGAGGCCTGTAACCAGGTGGTCCCGGCCCCAGTGAGTGCCACCCGGCTTCTCGCATCCCACTCTCGATTTTCGAGGTTCATCTCCCAAACGTCTGATTCTGTGGCGCCTTCTCgtgccccacccccttccccatcctACCGCCCCAGCTCGCACAAAacgtcattttatttatttacctgtaaGACCCCCTCACTAAGCCTGGGCCCCTCGGGGCAGAGGCCAGGTGGATCCAAATCGCCCGGACTCACAGGATGCCGCCCGGGGCCAGGGTGGCTCCCGAGAAAGGCGGAAAGGCCCACCCGGGAGGAGTTCGTGGCGCTGGGGCTGAGGGGCGGCAACTGGCGTGGAGCGCGGCGGGGCCCCGGAGACCTGGGAGCCGGGGGAGGCGGAGCTCCGCCCCGCCGGCACTGCGGGCTTCCCTCGCCGCAGCGGCCAGCTCCGCCCAAGCCCGACACCTGGGTGGGATTCGGAGGCTGGGCCCCTCGCCTTTCCCAGAATTCAGGCTTGCAGAGCGTCTGCAGGTGGTGGTTGCCCAACCACCTGCAACTGCATAATTCGGAACACTTGTTGAGAGTCCGGATTCCCTGATCCAGATCGGAAGCGGGGGCTGGGGATAAAGGGACTGGGAATCTGAATTTCAACGACGTATCTTGGAGGATGTCGCGTATACTAGATTTGGGGGCCAGGAGATAAAGCAGAAGAGTGTAAGTGTCCCGGTTTGTGCCCCTAGCTCTCGACGCGTAATAGCGCTCCTGCAAAGCTGCTTCCACGGAAAGGGAGCTGCGGGAAATTCCTCTGGACACCGCCGACGTTGACAAATCCAGTGTCCCTGGGCCCTTCCGGTTTTCCTGACAGGTTGATTTCAAGTCAGCATGTCCGCTTCAATGAACGAATGCCTTCAACTTCAGCTGCTGGAGATGGAAATGCTGTTTTCTATGTTTCCTAACCAAGAAGTAAAACTTGAAGATGTCAATGCCCTGACGAATATAAAGAGATATTTGGAAGGCACAAGGGAGGCACTGCCACCAAAAATCGAATTTGTGATTACACTCCAGATCGAGGAGCCCAAGGTAGGTGCCCTGAGTGGTTTTAATTGTTTCCAGGTGCCCAGTTTATATTGGAAACACTTGGAACCTGAGCTTCCTGTCCAGGAAGTAAATAGAGAATATTCCAGATGCATATATGGGATATTCCAGCAAAATATGGGATGACCTGTAAGTTGTTTTCAATAAAGATCTTGAATtttacatacatatgcacaccTTTTATACCAATATgcctagtgtttttttttaataaatatgccTAGTGTTTTTATTAAACACATCTTGCAGTCTTCTACTGCCATTTTTATTCTATTCACTCATCCATTTTTACCAATGTTGCTATTGTAGTATGGACTATCTTGTACATATGTTACGATCTTCACAAACCTAAATATTGTCTTTAGCAAAACTGGCTTTTAAGGAGTGAATGTTTCTTTGATGGCACCATGACACTGAAAGCAAATACAGATAGAAAATCTaaattctgaaaatgaatttACCTTCACCTTCTGATCCATTATCTCCAGCAACTTTAGCAGAGCCCAAGGAACAAGTGGACCAGGCATTTGAGAACCGCTGTGCTAGCTACTTCCTAGTCAGCCTCTGGGCGTCATTCCCTCAGAGGAATTCCCTGGCTCCCCAGACTGGATGCAATCCCTCTGGTTCCACCTTTCAGTGGATCCCTGTACTTTTCTATGGCAATGCTTCTCACCTTTGCAATGAAATACTTGCTgtgtataattatttgtttaacgTCTGTCTCCTTCACTGGGCTCTCGGCTTCTGTCCATGAAGGGCAGAACTAGTGTCTAGCTTCTTCACTTCTTTATTTCAGTATAGGgtacctgacacatggtaggtgTCGGATGAAtatgggaatgaatgaatgcatacatGGAAGGAATTTACGTATGTAAAATTGTGTTTGTAAAATTgtgcagtgtctggcacatagctgACACGTAATAGTAGCAGTAACTATGACATTTATCAGCATCGTGCAGTGGCCATGGATAAACTAGCTTATGTGAGTTTACGGTACTTAAAtctatttgattttcattttaaggTGAAAATTGACTTGCAAGTAACCATGCCTCACAGCTACCCCTACGCAGCACTGCAGCTATTTGGACGGTCATCCGAACTTGACAGACAACAGCAGCTCCTTCTCAACAAAGGTCTCACTTCTTACATAGGGACTTTTGATCCaggtgagctgtgtgtgtgtgcagccaTCCAGTGGTTGCAGGACAACAGTGCCTCCTACTTCCTGAACAGGAAGCTCGTGTATGAACCATCTGCACAAGCAAAGCCAGTGAAGAACACATTCCTCCGAATGTGGATCTACAGTCACCATATATATCAGCAGGACCTACGAAAAAAGATTTTGGATATCGGGAAAAGGTTAGATGTGACAGGATTTTGCATGACGGGAAAGCCGGGGATAATCTGTGTGGAAGGCTTCAAAGAGCACTGTGAGGAATTCTGGCACACAATTAGGTATCCCAACTGGAAACACATTTCCTGTAAGCATGCCGAGAGTAT
It includes:
- the RWDD2A gene encoding RWD domain-containing protein 2A is translated as MSASMNECLQLQLLEMEMLFSMFPNQEVKLEDVNALTNIKRYLEGTREALPPKIEFVITLQIEEPKVKIDLQVTMPHSYPYAALQLFGRSSELDRQQQLLLNKGLTSYIGTFDPGELCVCAAIQWLQDNSASYFLNRKLVYEPSAQAKPVKNTFLRMWIYSHHIYQQDLRKKILDIGKRLDVTGFCMTGKPGIICVEGFKEHCEEFWHTIRYPNWKHISCKHAESIETEGNGEDLRLFHSFEELLLEAHGDYGLRNDYHMNLGQFLEFLKKHKSEHVFQILFGIESKSSDS